The stretch of DNA CTTCGAAGCGCCGGCCGTCGGCGCGGATCATCCCCTCCATGAGCTCGAAGCGACGGATGAACTTGGAGGTGGAACGCTGCAGCGCCTCGTCGGCGTCGATCTTGAGAAAGCGCGCCACGTTGGCGGCCGCGAACAACACGTCGCCGGTTTCGTCTTCGATGGCCGCGCGCTCGCCGGAGGCGAGTGCGTGTTCGAGTTCGGCGATCTCCTCGCGAAGCTTCTCGATCACGGGCGGAATCTCATCCCAGTCGAATCCGGTCGAGCCCGCGCGGTCCAGTATCTTCACCGCGTGGCGCAGCGGCGGCAGGTTGCCGGCCACGCCCTCCAGCGCGCCCTCGCCACGCTTCGCCCGCTCCGCGGCCTTGCTCTTCTCCCAGTGGACGATGCTCTCCTCCGGAGTCGACGCCGTCTCACGGCCGAAGACGTGCGGATGGCGGCCCTTGATCTTGTCGTGCGCGTGTGTGGCCACACGGGCCAGCGTGAACTCGGGATCGGTCTCCCGGCGGATGGACAGCGCGAAGCACAACAGGAACAACACGTCTCCCATCTCGTCCAGCAACTCGCCGGGCCCGTGGTGGGTGCCGGCCCACTCCAGCTCGTAGGCTTCCTCGATCAGGTCTGACAGGACGTCGTCGAGCTTCTGCTCGCGGTCCCACGGACAGCCGTTCTCGCCGCGCAGGCGCGTGATCAGGGCGAAGAGTTGTTGCATGGACCCGGCGTCGTCGTTGCTCATTGGGCGAGCATAGGGATGTTCCCGGCCTCTCTTCAAGCCCAAGTTGGTTCTTGCCGGAAGCGTCCCGCACGGCTAAACTCCAAGATTCTCCTTCTTCGCCGCGCTGGAGCGCGGCCCGGCAAGATGACCGATATGATCACCGTGCGCGGCGCGCGGCAGCACAACCTCAAGAACCTCGACGTCGAGATCCCGCGCGGGAGTCTCACCGTCATCACCGGCGTCTCCGGATCCGGCAAGTCTTCCCTCGCCTTCGACACCCTGTACGCGGAGGGGCAGCGCCGCTACATCGAGTCGCTGTCCACCTACGCCAAGCAGTTCCTGGAGCGTATCGGCCGCCCCGACGTGGACGATGTCACCGGCTTGAGCCCCGCTATCGCCATCGAGCAGCGCAACACGACCCGCAGCTCGCGTTCCACCGTGGGTACCGCCACCGAGATCTACGACTACCTGCGCCTGCTGTTCGCGCGCGCGGGGCGCACCCACTGCCCCACCGACGGCGTCGAGGTGCGCCGTCAC from Candidatus Krumholzibacteriia bacterium encodes:
- the mazG gene encoding nucleoside triphosphate pyrophosphohydrolase, which gives rise to MSNDDAGSMQQLFALITRLRGENGCPWDREQKLDDVLSDLIEEAYELEWAGTHHGPGELLDEMGDVLFLLCFALSIRRETDPEFTLARVATHAHDKIKGRHPHVFGRETASTPEESIVHWEKSKAAERAKRGEGALEGVAGNLPPLRHAVKILDRAGSTGFDWDEIPPVIEKLREEIAELEHALASGERAAIEDETGDVLFAAANVARFLKIDADEALQRSTSKFIRRFELMEGMIRADGRRFEDMTLDEMDVYWERAKSS